The Deltaproteobacteria bacterium genome window below encodes:
- a CDS encoding trypsin-like peptidase domain-containing protein: MTSSRLRSILSLALVSACHRGAVANPTSPTEPKAAPSKPVTATTATPRTPEQLQAAAFDATVLITTEWGAGTGVFIDPRGYLLTNYHVVASGRNEDFGIGVGVTLPLRHDDGSITAGERLTAVAVAIDEKRDLALLKVGGDGREFPALSIAATDPRPGTRVFALGNAGVGLGWAIKRCAINAIGTLDDQVSAIVQMQRDVSAEEKTRIEEGIRKAATDAGRQIQTDCSILPGDSGGPLVDESTGELVGLNVAVRTAFSQFVSLGSLAFHIHAQELRDFAKDRPEAAKTFLPDPWTSAGTLGQLIDFDQDGEVDALTFAGTCGENLTCQVAFGDLDQNSFRRVKTLPTPAEVQGSRAFDAELAMLRNSRLPRKPQAFAMPVADTLAYLDTNDDGAFDTVVVQDGESGKTRGYTLAGGVPTREPALDGVLLRDLAQRFEKAPLRPGVERFVDALTTGQSELTGLDRVHAITARTDDRSKDGVPDTLDVQTRLDKRVLFDVDQQVLPKLAAIAARSKARTRGGPRPGGDLAVLRALRAGSLHADVMVVQSSPTRVFYDTNDDGAYDLMLEGASIDSGVALRAASIDAGGKLAIATEHLGRLLLRPALLHDKARGERLATMLANSFPTAPRAALADDASSFPPPLPTAAVGVSPIGSFGNRVLSVFDRDAVVVLIDLDDDTFKGKRAKQSPLAVVQAGKFDAEVTLRFANGAVWAYYDADDDGRFEHIFVAGSGEPGKVAIGYKSGKRGVERDAARAGTRLIDPALFRDSARRKLLEEIAKQLLPG; the protein is encoded by the coding sequence GTGACGTCGTCTCGCCTGCGCTCGATCCTCTCGCTCGCGCTCGTGTCCGCTTGCCACCGCGGCGCGGTCGCGAACCCGACCTCGCCGACCGAGCCCAAGGCCGCACCGAGCAAGCCGGTCACGGCCACGACGGCGACGCCGCGCACCCCCGAGCAGCTGCAGGCAGCCGCGTTCGACGCGACCGTGCTCATCACCACCGAGTGGGGCGCGGGTACCGGCGTGTTCATCGACCCGCGCGGCTATCTGCTGACGAACTACCACGTGGTCGCATCCGGGCGAAACGAGGACTTCGGAATCGGTGTGGGCGTGACACTGCCGCTGCGCCACGACGACGGCAGCATCACGGCGGGCGAGCGGCTCACCGCGGTCGCGGTGGCGATCGACGAGAAGCGTGACCTGGCGCTGCTCAAGGTCGGCGGCGACGGTCGCGAGTTCCCGGCGCTGAGCATCGCCGCCACCGATCCGCGCCCTGGCACCCGCGTGTTCGCGCTCGGCAATGCTGGGGTCGGTCTCGGCTGGGCGATCAAGCGCTGCGCGATCAATGCCATCGGCACGCTCGACGATCAGGTCAGTGCGATCGTGCAGATGCAGCGCGACGTCTCCGCCGAGGAGAAGACACGCATCGAGGAGGGCATCCGCAAGGCCGCCACCGATGCGGGCCGACAGATCCAGACCGACTGCTCGATCCTCCCCGGCGACAGCGGCGGGCCGCTGGTCGACGAGTCGACCGGCGAGTTGGTCGGCCTCAACGTCGCCGTCCGCACCGCGTTCAGTCAGTTCGTCTCGCTGGGCTCGCTGGCCTTCCACATCCACGCCCAGGAGCTGCGCGACTTCGCCAAGGACCGCCCCGAGGCCGCCAAGACCTTCCTGCCCGATCCCTGGACCAGCGCGGGCACGCTCGGGCAGCTCATCGACTTCGATCAGGACGGTGAGGTCGACGCGCTGACCTTCGCCGGCACCTGCGGCGAGAACCTCACCTGTCAGGTCGCCTTCGGCGATCTCGATCAGAACAGCTTCCGTCGCGTGAAGACGCTGCCGACCCCCGCCGAGGTGCAGGGCTCGCGGGCGTTCGACGCCGAGCTGGCGATGCTGCGGAACTCGCGACTGCCCCGCAAGCCCCAGGCGTTTGCGATGCCGGTCGCCGACACCCTCGCGTACCTCGACACCAACGACGATGGGGCCTTCGACACCGTCGTGGTGCAGGACGGCGAGAGCGGCAAGACCCGCGGCTACACCCTCGCCGGCGGGGTGCCGACCCGCGAGCCGGCGCTGGACGGCGTGCTGCTGCGGGATCTGGCGCAGCGCTTCGAGAAGGCGCCGCTGCGTCCGGGGGTCGAGCGCTTCGTCGACGCGCTGACGACCGGCCAGTCCGAGCTCACCGGTCTCGATCGCGTGCATGCCATCACCGCACGCACCGACGACCGCTCGAAGGACGGCGTGCCCGACACCCTCGACGTGCAGACGCGGCTCGACAAGCGCGTGCTGTTCGACGTCGATCAACAGGTGCTCCCGAAGCTGGCCGCCATCGCCGCGCGGAGCAAGGCGCGCACGCGGGGCGGTCCGCGCCCCGGCGGCGACTTGGCCGTGCTGCGTGCCCTCCGCGCGGGTAGCCTCCACGCCGACGTGATGGTCGTGCAGTCGTCGCCGACCCGGGTCTTCTACGACACGAACGACGACGGGGCCTACGATCTCATGCTCGAGGGCGCCTCCATCGACAGCGGCGTCGCGCTGCGTGCCGCCTCGATCGACGCCGGCGGCAAGCTGGCGATCGCCACCGAGCACCTCGGTCGCCTGCTGCTGCGCCCGGCGCTGCTCCACGACAAGGCGCGCGGCGAGCGGCTCGCGACGATGCTCGCCAACAGCTTCCCGACCGCACCGCGGGCGGCGCTTGCGGACGACGCCAGCTCGTTCCCGCCGCCGCTGCCGACCGCCGCGGTCGGGGTCTCGCCGATCGGCAGCTTCGGGAACCGCGTGTTGTCGGTGTTCGATCGCGACGCCGTGGTGGTGCTCATCGATCTCGACGACGACACCTTCAAGGGCAAGCGCGCCAAGCAGAGCCCGCTGGCGGTGGTCCAGGCCGGCAAGTTCGATGCCGAGGTGACGCTTCGCTTCGCCAACGGCGCGGTGTGGGCCTACTACGACGCCGACGACGACGGCCGCTTCGAGCACATCTTCGTGGCCGGCAGCGGCGAGCCCGGCAAGGTCGCGATCGGCTACAAGTCCGGCAAGCGCGGGGTGGAGCGCGATGCGGCACGCGCAGGCACCCGGCTCATCGATCCGGCGCTCTTCCGCGACAGCGCGCGGCGCAAGCTGCTCGAGGAGATCGCCAAGCAGTTGCTACCGGGCTGA
- a CDS encoding phospho-sugar mutase, producing MTQRPPGVHPAIEPDDATLVVPASLAARGTADGDAGAGWLGRLRAWFEDPRHADDRAILRARLAAAGSGDAAALADLEDAFAGPLPIGTGGRRGEVGPGPNRMNETVIRETAQGVADLVAQEAAPRRVVIAYDTRTHSRTFAHAAAQQLAACGLEVILLDEARPTPQLSYWVRARECGAGVVISASHNPPGDNGIKIYGSDGAQVLGARDRALMTAITAAMARPLQPSGPDDASRVQIAVGDGIAAFDGPYHDSVWSQGVWREAAAAAAVSIAFTPLHGVGHTAVLPLLRRAGVAVAVVPAQLPDGGAFGTVASANPEVPDALALVIAQAQRDGADLALATDPDADRLGAAARNSSGDFEFIDGNRLGALMLDHVLRHASLPADGWVLCTLVTSPIIATMAKAAGVDVVDDLLVGFKHHAGMLDEFPSRPLVFACEESHGYMRGNDVHDKDGAVAALLLAECAAWAKQQGRTLHGQLDAIFMQHGYHRERTANLYAYGARGREAISGLMQRWRDEPPRSIGGLDVIGVEDRSRPRATGSRVRDLPGNVLVFELQSRGALACRLVVRPSGTEPKAKVYALGRGPATADAAGLSRVAAEVDAMVDAVLADARERADAIMRGGDGS from the coding sequence ATGACGCAGCGACCTCCCGGAGTGCATCCGGCCATCGAGCCCGACGACGCGACCCTCGTGGTCCCGGCCAGCCTGGCCGCACGTGGTACCGCCGACGGCGACGCCGGCGCGGGGTGGTTGGGACGCCTGCGCGCGTGGTTCGAGGATCCGCGGCACGCCGACGACCGTGCGATCCTCCGTGCACGCCTCGCCGCCGCCGGCTCCGGGGACGCGGCCGCACTGGCCGATCTCGAGGACGCGTTCGCGGGGCCGCTGCCGATCGGCACCGGCGGCCGTCGCGGTGAGGTCGGGCCTGGCCCCAACCGGATGAACGAGACCGTGATCCGCGAGACCGCGCAGGGCGTCGCCGATCTCGTCGCCCAAGAGGCCGCGCCCCGTCGCGTCGTGATCGCCTACGACACGCGGACCCACAGCCGCACGTTCGCCCACGCGGCCGCGCAGCAGCTCGCGGCGTGCGGCCTCGAGGTGATCCTGCTCGACGAAGCCCGACCGACGCCGCAGCTCTCGTACTGGGTGCGCGCGCGGGAGTGCGGCGCGGGGGTGGTGATCTCGGCCAGTCACAACCCGCCGGGCGACAACGGCATCAAGATCTATGGAAGCGACGGCGCACAGGTGTTGGGCGCCCGCGATCGCGCGCTCATGACCGCCATCACCGCGGCCATGGCCCGACCGTTGCAGCCCTCGGGCCCCGACGACGCGTCGCGGGTGCAGATCGCCGTCGGCGACGGCATCGCAGCCTTCGACGGGCCCTACCACGACTCGGTGTGGTCGCAGGGCGTCTGGCGCGAGGCCGCCGCGGCCGCGGCGGTGTCGATCGCCTTCACACCGCTGCACGGGGTCGGCCACACCGCCGTGCTGCCGCTGCTGCGACGCGCCGGTGTGGCGGTCGCGGTGGTGCCCGCGCAGCTGCCCGACGGCGGAGCGTTCGGCACCGTCGCGAGCGCCAACCCCGAGGTCCCCGACGCGCTGGCGCTGGTGATCGCCCAGGCGCAGCGCGACGGCGCCGATCTGGCGCTCGCGACCGACCCCGATGCCGATCGCCTCGGCGCCGCGGCGCGCAACTCGAGCGGCGACTTCGAGTTCATCGACGGCAACCGCCTGGGCGCGCTCATGCTCGATCACGTGCTGCGCCACGCGAGCCTGCCGGCCGACGGCTGGGTGCTGTGCACGCTGGTGACCTCGCCGATCATCGCGACGATGGCGAAGGCCGCCGGCGTCGACGTGGTCGACGACTTGCTGGTCGGCTTCAAGCACCACGCCGGCATGCTCGACGAGTTCCCCAGCCGGCCGCTGGTGTTCGCGTGCGAGGAGTCCCACGGCTACATGCGCGGCAACGACGTCCACGACAAGGACGGTGCCGTCGCAGCGTTGTTGCTGGCGGAGTGCGCGGCGTGGGCGAAGCAGCAGGGGCGCACGCTGCACGGCCAGCTCGACGCCATTTTCATGCAGCACGGCTATCACCGCGAGCGCACCGCGAACCTCTACGCCTACGGCGCGCGCGGGCGCGAGGCGATTTCCGGGCTCATGCAGCGCTGGCGTGACGAGCCGCCGCGGAGCATCGGGGGGCTCGACGTGATCGGCGTCGAGGATCGCAGCCGCCCCCGCGCGACCGGCAGTCGCGTGCGCGACCTCCCCGGCAACGTGCTCGTGTTCGAGCTGCAGAGCCGCGGTGCGCTGGCCTGTCGCCTGGTGGTGCGACCCAGCGGCACCGAGCCCAAGGCCAAGGTCTACGCGCTCGGACGCGGGCCCGCGACCGCCGACGCGGCCGGGTTGTCGCGGGTGGCGGCGGAGGTCGACGCGATGGTCGACGCCGTGCTCGCCGATGCCCGTGAGCGCGCCGATGCGATCATGCGCGGGGGCGACGGCAGTTGA
- a CDS encoding protein kinase: MSVPSQSRAGSGSSADGFPQLFGKYVLVRQMARGGMGELFLAAAGERGFEKPCVVKKVLHNLDDAGVHRRFLDEAKVVVRLNHANLVQVFDAGRVNDEYYLAMELVEGKDLRAVWNRCAQLHRRIPVDVAMHVVREVLRGLSYVHDAMGLDLVHRDISPPNLLMGYRGEVKLTDFGLAKSAIKREMTSPGVVFGRYSYLSPEQAKGLPADRRTDIYACGIVLWELLTGRQLFPSNNRTHQEALAAVRNPSVRAPSELVPGIPVGLDDVLLQALAADPAERYQTAGEFRVALSEILARDFPSCDADRISEFMREIFAREYKVEGRDYAQLAQQDFKDLRARASDSEAISISDVIALEGGPPATRTANSTITLGESDIVELDAPGARPAQVPNAKSLRESAQSWVGQVVAQRYRVEGLIGIGGMGAVFRVTHLALGKTFALKVLHSIYTRDADIITRFMREARAATQTGHPNIIDVTDIGTTESGDVYLVMELLEGQHLGATIRQQGPLAIRRAVHIARQICRALSAAHEVGIIHRDLKSENVILTPRGKDPDFVKVLDFGICKHVNADASTTSPGLVMGSPDYMAPEQGAGLDATVASDVYAVGCILFEMVTGRLPFEGRNAIDVLMQKGAREAVRATAYRPELPEPLADVIARCLARASALRPPSMRALEYELTRAVDGRASAVANVLGLQAAGDSLDGVRMNDDPSPAASASFHRAAIAAIDAPPSGYVQPERTVIAPPPRAPVAAPPSGREDAEAHRRPSAAAAAGKALLFVALGGLVAAAALLAVAPELLDRVRGEPSPAVDEHPATLDERTHAPDDRKPGEAPVVEDASGGDTKHGRGPQPTEREDATPPRVSPGPDDAAKVPTPSIEPPAPTPHEDWLGLAQAAVVGKHWREPAEGSLAVALTNLAIAEPGNAAIAKLRQQAADDILPGAIASLERRQWTEAAEGFRDLVAVWPEHPEARTGLADALFGQARILKRHKDHAAVLATADELLNVAPGDFRALMLRAESLMALRRYGEAKDAYGEARKQKPRNKDVAKGFWKAAALARKDG; the protein is encoded by the coding sequence GTGAGTGTCCCGAGCCAGTCGCGGGCGGGGTCGGGCTCGTCGGCCGACGGCTTCCCCCAGCTCTTCGGCAAGTACGTGCTCGTGCGGCAGATGGCGCGCGGCGGCATGGGCGAGCTGTTCCTCGCCGCCGCCGGTGAGCGTGGCTTCGAGAAGCCGTGCGTCGTCAAGAAGGTGCTGCACAACCTCGACGACGCTGGCGTGCACCGCCGCTTCCTCGACGAGGCCAAGGTGGTGGTGCGGCTCAACCACGCCAACTTGGTGCAGGTGTTCGACGCCGGCCGCGTCAACGACGAGTACTACCTCGCGATGGAGCTGGTCGAGGGCAAGGACCTGCGCGCGGTGTGGAACCGCTGCGCCCAGCTCCACCGTCGCATCCCCGTCGACGTCGCGATGCACGTCGTGCGCGAGGTGTTGCGCGGGCTGAGCTACGTGCACGACGCGATGGGGCTCGACCTCGTGCATCGCGACATCTCGCCGCCCAACCTCCTGATGGGCTACCGCGGCGAGGTGAAGCTGACCGACTTCGGCCTGGCCAAGAGCGCCATCAAGCGCGAGATGACCAGCCCCGGCGTGGTGTTCGGGCGCTACAGCTACCTCTCGCCCGAGCAGGCCAAGGGCCTGCCGGCCGATCGTCGCACGGACATCTACGCCTGCGGCATCGTGCTGTGGGAGCTGCTGACGGGGCGGCAGCTGTTCCCCTCGAACAACCGCACCCACCAAGAGGCGCTGGCCGCCGTGCGCAACCCCAGCGTGCGCGCGCCCTCGGAGCTGGTGCCCGGCATCCCGGTCGGACTCGACGACGTGCTGCTGCAGGCACTCGCCGCCGACCCGGCCGAGCGCTATCAGACCGCGGGCGAGTTCCGCGTCGCGTTGTCGGAGATCCTCGCGCGCGACTTCCCCTCGTGCGACGCCGATCGCATCTCCGAGTTCATGCGCGAGATCTTCGCGCGCGAGTACAAGGTCGAGGGGCGTGACTACGCCCAGCTGGCGCAGCAGGACTTCAAGGACCTGCGGGCCCGCGCCAGCGACAGCGAGGCCATCAGCATCAGCGACGTCATCGCGCTCGAGGGCGGACCGCCGGCGACCCGCACCGCGAACTCGACCATCACCCTCGGCGAGTCCGACATCGTCGAGCTCGATGCCCCCGGCGCCCGGCCGGCCCAGGTGCCCAACGCCAAGTCGCTGCGCGAGTCGGCCCAGAGCTGGGTCGGGCAGGTGGTCGCGCAGCGCTACCGGGTCGAGGGGCTGATCGGCATCGGGGGCATGGGCGCGGTGTTCCGCGTGACCCACCTGGCGCTGGGCAAGACCTTCGCGCTCAAGGTGCTGCACTCGATCTACACGCGTGACGCCGACATCATCACGCGCTTCATGCGAGAGGCCCGCGCGGCCACGCAGACCGGTCACCCCAACATCATCGACGTCACCGACATCGGCACCACCGAGTCGGGCGACGTCTATCTGGTGATGGAGCTGCTCGAGGGCCAGCACCTCGGCGCGACCATCCGCCAGCAGGGCCCGCTGGCGATCCGCCGCGCGGTCCACATCGCGCGACAGATCTGCCGCGCGCTGTCGGCTGCCCACGAAGTCGGCATCATCCACCGCGATCTCAAGTCGGAGAACGTCATCCTCACGCCGCGCGGCAAGGACCCCGACTTCGTGAAGGTGCTCGACTTCGGCATCTGCAAGCACGTCAACGCCGACGCCTCCACCACCTCGCCGGGCCTCGTGATGGGCTCGCCCGACTACATGGCGCCGGAGCAGGGCGCTGGGCTCGACGCGACGGTGGCGTCCGACGTCTACGCGGTCGGCTGCATCCTCTTCGAGATGGTCACCGGGCGGCTGCCGTTCGAGGGCCGCAACGCGATCGACGTGCTGATGCAGAAGGGCGCCCGCGAGGCCGTGCGGGCGACCGCGTACCGGCCCGAGCTGCCGGAGCCGCTCGCCGACGTGATCGCCCGTTGCCTCGCGCGGGCCTCCGCGCTGCGTCCACCGTCGATGCGCGCGCTGGAGTACGAGCTCACGCGTGCGGTCGACGGCCGCGCGAGCGCAGTCGCCAACGTGCTAGGCCTGCAGGCCGCAGGCGACTCGCTCGACGGCGTGCGCATGAACGACGATCCCTCGCCGGCGGCATCGGCGAGCTTCCACCGCGCTGCGATCGCAGCGATCGACGCACCGCCGTCGGGGTACGTGCAGCCCGAGCGCACGGTCATCGCTCCGCCCCCGCGCGCGCCCGTGGCCGCGCCGCCGTCGGGGCGCGAGGACGCCGAGGCGCACCGACGCCCGTCGGCTGCCGCCGCCGCAGGCAAGGCGTTGTTGTTCGTCGCGTTGGGCGGGCTCGTGGCCGCGGCTGCATTGCTCGCGGTCGCACCCGAGTTGCTCGACCGTGTCCGCGGCGAGCCGTCGCCCGCGGTGGACGAACACCCCGCGACGCTCGATGAGCGCACGCATGCACCCGACGATCGCAAGCCGGGCGAGGCGCCCGTGGTCGAGGACGCCAGCGGCGGCGACACGAAGCACGGGCGCGGGCCGCAGCCCACCGAGCGCGAGGACGCCACGCCCCCGCGGGTCTCGCCCGGGCCCGACGATGCGGCCAAGGTGCCGACGCCGTCGATCGAGCCGCCGGCACCGACGCCCCACGAAGACTGGCTCGGCCTGGCCCAGGCGGCCGTGGTCGGCAAGCACTGGCGCGAGCCGGCCGAGGGCAGCCTCGCGGTTGCGCTCACCAACCTCGCCATCGCCGAGCCCGGCAACGCTGCGATCGCCAAGCTGCGGCAGCAAGCCGCCGACGACATCCTCCCCGGCGCGATCGCGAGTCTCGAGCGTCGCCAGTGGACCGAGGCGGCCGAAGGCTTTCGCGATCTCGTGGCGGTGTGGCCCGAGCACCCCGAGGCTCGCACGGGCCTGGCCGACGCGTTGTTCGGGCAGGCGCGCATCCTCAAGCGCCACAAGGATCACGCGGCCGTGCTCGCGACCGCCGACGAGCTGCTCAACGTCGCGCCCGGCGACTTCCGGGCGCTGATGCTGCGGGCCGAGTCGTTGATGGCGCTGCGTCGCTACGGCGAGGCCAAGGACGCCTACGGCGAGGCCCGCAAGCAGAAGCCGCGCAACAAGGACGTCGCGAAGGGCTTCTGGAAGGCCGCCGCGCTGGCCCGCAAGGACGGCTGA
- a CDS encoding carboxypeptidase regulatory-like domain-containing protein produces MRWRAVAAAAVVVVVAALAWSWLRARAERSRRAAIDEALAVGDSEGEPVDGRTGVGARSNDSASRRVLGQVVDEFGEPVDDGRISLRCLVEDEVVAIPRSSVALDDEGRFAAPGCFGVICAELHHPALRPAQPWVLRIGEPTVLQAVGLARLHGEVVDRGGAPIAGARVSLRPGDDADPEGMMPTVSRSTTTDADGQWSIALVERAPCDPCTEVSGGCDDSVLPLHDHLWVAASAEGFAPAQLELELTPGLDREAPALRLGAPADTLSGRLIGADGHTYPRAHVIARPTGAGEDGVVLEQHEADVQGDSFAFESLGAGPYDLRVLQDGVEIATASAVRPGDDVELVGQTPAAGPDVEVRVLLAGVPAPGVRVDGGPFRGAVTDAQGRVRVEQAMPGDYVLRVRRSGSPSVTHPLHVDATHHDDPDPAARGVPSPRPAAMAPGQPEPLRVDIELPA; encoded by the coding sequence TTGAGGTGGCGCGCGGTCGCGGCGGCGGCGGTGGTCGTGGTCGTGGCCGCGCTGGCGTGGTCGTGGCTGCGCGCCCGTGCCGAGCGTTCGCGACGCGCCGCGATCGACGAGGCGCTCGCTGTCGGTGACAGCGAGGGCGAGCCGGTCGACGGTCGCACCGGCGTCGGCGCGCGCAGCAATGACTCCGCGAGCCGGCGCGTACTCGGGCAGGTCGTCGACGAGTTCGGCGAGCCGGTCGACGACGGCCGCATCTCGCTGCGGTGCCTGGTCGAGGACGAGGTCGTCGCGATCCCGCGCTCGAGCGTGGCGCTCGACGACGAGGGGCGCTTCGCCGCGCCGGGCTGCTTCGGTGTGATCTGTGCCGAGCTCCACCATCCCGCGCTGCGGCCGGCGCAGCCGTGGGTGCTGCGCATCGGCGAGCCCACGGTGCTGCAGGCGGTCGGCTTGGCGCGGCTGCACGGCGAGGTCGTCGATCGCGGCGGTGCACCGATCGCGGGGGCCCGGGTGTCGCTGCGGCCCGGCGACGACGCCGACCCCGAGGGCATGATGCCGACGGTCTCGCGCTCGACCACCACCGATGCCGACGGTCAGTGGTCGATCGCGCTGGTCGAGCGGGCGCCGTGCGATCCCTGCACCGAGGTGAGTGGCGGCTGCGACGACAGTGTGTTGCCGTTGCACGACCATCTGTGGGTGGCCGCCAGCGCCGAGGGCTTCGCGCCGGCCCAGCTCGAGCTCGAGCTGACGCCCGGCCTCGATCGCGAGGCCCCCGCGCTGCGGCTGGGAGCCCCGGCCGACACCTTGAGTGGCCGCTTGATCGGCGCCGACGGGCACACCTACCCGCGTGCCCACGTGATCGCTCGGCCGACGGGAGCGGGTGAGGATGGCGTCGTGCTCGAGCAGCACGAGGCGGACGTGCAGGGCGACAGCTTCGCGTTCGAGTCGCTCGGTGCGGGGCCCTACGACCTGCGGGTGCTGCAGGACGGGGTCGAGATCGCGACCGCGAGTGCCGTGCGACCGGGCGACGACGTCGAGCTGGTGGGCCAGACGCCGGCGGCGGGCCCCGACGTGGAGGTTCGCGTGCTGCTCGCGGGCGTGCCCGCGCCGGGCGTGCGCGTGGACGGAGGCCCGTTCCGCGGCGCCGTGACCGATGCGCAGGGGCGGGTGCGGGTCGAGCAGGCCATGCCCGGCGACTACGTCCTGCGCGTTCGACGTTCGGGATCGCCCTCGGTGACCCATCCGCTGCACGTCGATGCCACGCACCACGACGACCCGGACCCGGCGGCGCGCGGCGTGCCGTCGCCGCGTCCGGCCGCCATGGCGCCCGGGCAACCCGAGCCCCTGCGCGTCGACATCGAGCTTCCCGCCTGA